The following proteins are encoded in a genomic region of Oncorhynchus kisutch isolate 150728-3 linkage group LG6, Okis_V2, whole genome shotgun sequence:
- the LOC116374364 gene encoding mucin-17 — translation MGRRAADLTTPVPVLGVPALVGVRGWSTAGGERAGGVLPLTWGPQCSIGVQTSPDMRAPPILHGTKLTGTFPSQSERSITPTCNGYIPKEAKEEEGIRQTKSVRQRGVLSKQRSLDSKTKKGVTFEEISSELTENVVFNKWKSGTYCFARAIKTNPHLLGGVGNSQIKERRDLRYTNGSVVDSEAIGGICIDGSDEAEPVSTMSSRGRDQSKPKEHSVAHSYCGNAKRPPAPPPLWMLQEMCRHCGGRQTVVPGAGDEDASLEVKSPSSACPEGTTAMKTPISLIDRNHLLPSHTEKERNSTCSTPRLADRDLMQRQPTQTESQSTHPHCKPPIYNNKDRKPNLPANPAPAWKTKDLKQTNGYTSHYTYPLHTSIRDPVETLVTPAHTHSDKPTRQRTILHTKSITVTKATIEPRHADANTLETPSHWSKIPRPKILKMYPQIAIATRANTPRAHRKHPKTPKHPNTQPNPSNTSCTSTHPYCPNTPYRTFPPNHVNPSHVIRAPKPENTTPRSNTATTLHISAPPYPANTHATKPPNSANSHTATPPTPESTLTTTTKLLNSGTKTRHRTTLSTLANTLHIATTLKPANTPCKATLSYPYNPSHTTILTSYYNPSHTTTPTSYYNLSYTNTPTSYYNPSHTTTPTSYYNPSHTNTPTKPLFHTLNLSNTSHTPSSPDSANASPITPPNVDNASHTTISSLCSNALYTATQHQSSSTSLPICRPLIMTQIHNNKPPDPSNRSTTNTQNNSTFINTHIEQTAALHTIVSQTHQERHSGIFNASQVTNLPKHITEIMINKEWEQQGHIVTQHQGDLFTNLKPGSECQIHSHKEHIPSSVLHAHANTTFRFSLDRQIYTNYAPTSSTPQTQTDPKPLIASQTNITAHVKPITETPNHTNKDFRSTPSPHKHTSPTHRLIPQVRPYTITELLTHKAINPKYNPLLPPSRMAHLESYTLTHSNQTHQMIHPVFLLSSTIPQPSRDDPRLAHSHPADTDLLLLPPSPQCSRPPRFHRRLQCVEASLAANQDRITTLLNIIQDLEMSHALNKGRRCYRTGQDLRECSTCQKTACIVYSVEYDFRQQERRFLEVLYPQRADNNTPPSLPHNSTLLTNAITKTMTKSKVKSKKLCKMLFQWLPRTIQRTKSSFHQLSPDNLNS, via the exons ATGGGGAGACGGGCAGCTGACCTGACCACTCCTGTGCCAGTACTGGGAGTTCCTGCCCTGGTGGGGGTGCGTGGTTGGAGTACAGCAGGGGGGGAGAGGGCTGGGGGAGTGCTGCCACTGACATGGGGTCCCCAGTGCAGTATCGGAGTGCAGACTTCACCCGACATGAGAGCTCCACCCATCTTGCACGGGACAAAACTAACAGGCACATTCCCCAGTCAATCAGAAAGAAGCATTACTCCTACATGCAATGGCTACATCCCAAAAGAGgcaaaggaagaggagggaatcAGACAGACTAAGAGTGTCAGACAAAGAGGTGTTCTTTCAAAACAGAGGAGTTTAGATTCCAAGACCAAAAAAGGTGTGACATTTGAAGAGATTTCCAGTGAACTTACAGAGAATGTGGTCTTCAACAAATGGAAAAGTGGGACTTATTGCTTTGCCCGGGCAATCAAGACTAACCCACACCTATTAGGGGGCGTGGGGAACAGCCAGATTAAAGAGAGGCGGGACTTGCGCTACACAAATGGCAGCGTAGTTGACTCAGAGGCTATAGGAGGGATTTGTATTGATGGCAGTGATGAGGCGGAGCCTGTCTCGACCATGTCCTCTCGAGGAAGGGACCAATCAAAACCTAAAGAACATTCTGTGGCACATTCATATTGTGGGAATGCAAAACGACCACCTGctcccccacctctctggatGCTCCAGGAAATGTGCAGACACTGTGGAGGGAGACAGACTGTGGTCCCTGGAGCTGGAGATGAAGATGCCAGTCTGGAAGTTAAGAGCCCTTCCTCTGCATGCCCTGAAGGAACAACAGCCATGAAAACACCTATTTCACTCATAGACAGAAACCACCTTCTCCCTTCACATACTGAGAAAGAGAGGAACTCTACATGCTCCACTCCGAGGCTTGCAGACAGGGATCTGATGCAAAGACAGCCGACACAAACAGAATCTCAATCCACCCACCCCCACTGTAAACCCCCtatttacaacaacaaagacagGAAGCCCAACCTGCCTGCAAACCCAGCGCCTGCATGGAAAACCAAAGATCTGAAACAGACTAATGGTTATACCTCACATTATACATACCCCCTGCATACCTCTATCAGAGACCCAGTAGAAACCCTAGTTACACCTgcacatacacactcagacaAGCCAACCCGCCAAAGAACCATCTTGCACACAAAATCTATTACAGTCACTAAGGCAACTATTGAACCCAGGCATGCAGATGCCAACACCCTTGAGACCCCATCTCACTGGAGTAAAATTCCTCGACCGAAAATACTCAAAATGTATCCTCAGATCGCAATAGCCACCAGGGCAAACACGCCACGCGCACACCGTAAACATCCAAAGACACCCAAACACCCAAATACACAGCCCAACCCATCAAATACATCATGTACATCTACTCACCCTTACTGTCCAAACACACCATACAGAACCTTTCCTCCAAACCATGTTAACCCATCCCATGTTATTAGAGCCCCTAAGCCTGAAAACACAACACCACGGTCTAACACTGCTACAACATTACATATAAGTGCACCCCCTTACCCTGCTAACACACACGCAACTAAACCCCCTAACTCTGCAAACTCACATACAGCTACACCTCCCACCCCTGAAAGCACACTGACGACAACCACAAAACTCCTAAACAGTGGTACTAAAACGAGACATAGAACAACACTCTCTACCCTCGCTAACACATTACATATAGCTACAACTCTAAAACCAGCAAACACACCATGCAAAGCCACTCTCTCTTACCCTTACAACCCATCACACACAACTATTCTCACAAGCTATTATAACCCATCACACACAACTACACCCACAAGCTATTATAACCTATCATACACAAATACACCCACAAGCTATTATAACCCATCACACACAACTACTCCCACAAGCTATTATAACCCATCACACACAAATACACCTACAAAACCTTTGTTCCATACCCTTAACCTGtcaaacacatcacacactccTAGTTCCCCTGACTCAGCTAATGCATCCCCCATAACACCCCCTAACGTTGATAACGCATCACATACAACTATATCCTCTCTCTGTTCAAATGCCTTATACACAGCTACGCAGCATCAGTCCTCATCCACGTCACTGCCGATCTGTAGACCACTGATCATGACACAGATACACAACAATAAACCACCTGACCCATCAAACAGATCAACCACTAACACGCAGAATAACAGCACATTTATAAATACACATATTGAACAAACCGCTGCCCTTCACACCATCGTATCACAGACACATCAGGAAAGACACTCTGGAATATTCAATGCATCACAGGTCACTAACCTTCCAAAACACATCACTGAAATAATGATAAACAAAGAATGGGAACAGCAGGGACACATTGTCACACAACATCAGGGAGACCTTTTCACAAACCTAAAACCTGGATCTGAGTGTCAGATACATTCTCACAAAGAGCACATTCCCTCCAGCGTGTTACATGCACATGCAAATACCACATTTAGATTCAGCCTTGACAGGCAGATATACACAAATTATGCTCCAACTTCCAGCAcaccacagacacaaacagatcCTAAGCCCCTCATTGCATCACAGACAAACATTACTGCACATGTCAAACCCATCACCGAAACACCAAACCACACAAACAAAGACTTCCGTTCCACACCatccccacacaaacacacaagcccCACACACCGACTCATACCACAGGTCCGTCCATACACAATCACTGAACTCCTCACACACAAAGCAATAAACCCCAAGTACAACCCCCTTTTGCCGCCATCACGCATGGCACACCTAGAATCCTACACCCTCACCCATTCCAATCAGACACACCAGATGATCCATCCAGTATTTTTGTTGTCAAGTACCATCCCACAACCCTCCCGAGACGACCCTAGGCTGGCTCACTCCCACCCGGCTGATACagacctgctgctgctgcccccctCCCCACAGTGCAGCAGGCCACCCCGTTTCCATAGGAGGCTGCAGTGTGTGGAGGCCAGCCTGGCAGCCAACCAGGACAGGATCACTACACTTCTCAACATCATCCAAGACCTTGAGATGAGCCATGCTCTCAACAAGGG GCGGCGATGCTACAGGACAGGCCAAGACCTCCGGGAGTGCTCCACCTGTCAGAAGACTGCTTGTATCGTATATAG TGTGGAGTATGACTTCAGGCAGCAAGAGAGACGTTTCTTGGAGGTTTTGTATCCCCAGAGGGCTGACAacaacactcctccctccctgccccacAACAGCACCCTGCTGACGAACGCCATCACTAAGACCATGACCAAGTCCAAGGTTAAAAGCAAGAAGTTGTGCAAGATGCTTTTCCAATGGCTGCCTAGGACAATTCAGCGAACAAAGTCCTCCTTTCACCAACTCTCTCCAGATAATTTGAATTCCTAG